tgtacacggcctaccacgaagcctacgacacttttcgtgttatctactatctctattttaactgttcttgatgctcttttgtcatacgcatgggatttgtatccagccaATCTGCCGTGGCGTGACCCGTTAAATTTGCCTCCGTATGAACACCGTTGTGCCTTACTAGGAATTGAACCACTACATGTACGTCGTAAAACTAACCGGGCAGTTTATGGCGCCAAATTAATACATAGTGAAGTCGACTGCCCTGCTCTGCTGGAACGTGTTCGTTTTTATGCCCCAGAACGTATCCTTCGATCGAGGCAACTGATACAACTATCAGCTAGGAACACTATTTATGGAGCCAATGACCCAATCAACTCTATTTGCAGAGCATTTCGAGAAGCATATTCTTTATTTGACTTTAATTTATCTACGGAAGCATTTCGACAACGTTTGCGTACATCACGTATATTCAATTAATTGTTTAGTATAATTTAATTAAGTATAATACATTAAGACCATGATGTCAGATGGAtacaacaataaataaataaataaatcggtCCTCTGGTGGTGGGACACTGTAGTTCAGTGGGTGGTTGACTGCGTAGGGTGGTGGTGAAGCTCAATTTAGGACCTAGCCTACTACAGGGGCTAACTGGGAAAAACCTACACTGAGACACGAGTATTACCTGCATTTGCAACATTTATTCCACGAAATACACTACACTAAACACGGATTTCTCGGTAACACTCTCGGCATAATATAACCAACACTTacaatcttgacgaagtttgtgataacggatatcttttcttgaaaaatgtaaatgatttgttttttcaTTAGGGCGCTTATAGACTATTTTTgctcgcctcgatgatgatgatggtattttatttattgagttgTATTTTTACATTCTTTTGTGTGGTCTACAAATATTTGAGAATCGCGCGCGAAATACAGGTATAAATGACTTTTTACGATTTTATAATCAATACTTGAAACATTTGGAACTGTTTGAAGGATACTATGAAAAGTAGTGAGCTCTCAGATAGAACGCGATTTTATCGAGACTTTTGGTATCTACGGagaggtaacacaagttttgaattttttcgagtAAATTAAATTGATTGGTACTAGCGAGAATAGTTTGAGTACACGCTTCTTGACGAAACTTTTGGCAtcatgcgagaggtatcacaagttttgtatCTTAATCGGACTCGTTGTACCACTGATGATGCTTGCAAAACTCTGTGGTGGAATTCAACTGTTTCTTTTTACTAACTTATGTTTTTTGCTGTATAGCGATGttacagtgacctgcataataaaaagcttACTTGCCGtttctcatacaaaatggtcaactttggagatctagatctcgattgcgtgtgaaccaattttgctgaaaatttgaccagagctcagatataacttgaattttaccacacctaagcttcgaccatattgattcatagggtaaaaaattatcgcggtaataccaaaacgatttttttggaaaaaaaattattttatgatATCTTGAAATCTACAACTCTTAGTGTACAAGTATATTCCGCAAGCTTTtttgtattgccaaaatacgcgtttttgccGAATAAGTAATTAGTTTACAACCTACAGAAtttaagatatttaaaaaataattatttgccaaaaaaattattttggtattaccgcaatatttttttaccctatgaatcaatatggtcgaaactcaggtgtggtaaaattcaaattatatctgtgctctggtcaaattttcagcaaaattggttcacacgcaatcgagatctagatctccaaagttgaccattttgtatgaaaatcggctagtgggctttttattatgccggtcactgtatatgttaatgttgtttatatctgtggaaataatcggatcgtttattgtttgccaaatctgattaaaattgGTCAtgattaattatcttaaagataaatcgccCTGCTCACACCtctgtaggggtatgtggcgttCTGCCGTCTCTCCTCGATAGCTAGTTATTGGCACCTTTGCGGATCAATAATACCACTGCATCGTTGTGACCTTCTTGAGCGGCAAAGTGCAGAGGCGTCACACCATTTTCAGTTTGTGCATCAATTTTGGCCTTTTTATCAATCAAAGTGCTCAAAACATCCACTCTTCCATCAGAGGCAGCGACATGCATTGCCGTTCTGCCGTCTTTCATCGATAGCTCGATGTTAGCACCTTTGCGGATCAACAATACCACTGCATCGTTGTGACCTTCTTGAGCGGCACAGTGCAGAGGCGTCACACCATTTTCATCATGTGCatcaatttttgcctttttatcaATCAAAGTGCTCAAAACATCCACTCTTCCATTGAAGGCAGCGGAATGCATTGCCGTTCTGCCATCTTTCCTCGATAGCTCGATGTTAGCACCTTTGCGGATCAACAATACCACTGCATCGTTGTGACCTTCTTGAGCGGCACAGTGCAGAGGCGTCCAACCATTTTCAGCATGTGCatcaatttttgcctttttatcaATCAAAGTGCTCAAAACATCCACTCTTCCATTGAAGGCAGCGGAATGCATTGCCGTTCTGCCATCTTTCCTCGATAGCTCGATGTTAGCACCTTTGCGGATCAACAATACCACTGCATCGTTGTGACCTTCTTGAGCGGCACAGTGCAGAGGCGTCACACCATTTTCAGTTTGTGCATCAATTTTGGCTTTTTTATCAATCAGAGTTCTCAAAACATCCACTTTTCCACTTAGGGCAGCGACATGCATTGCCGTTCCGCCATCTTTCATCGATAGCTCGATGTTAGCACCTTCGCGGATCAACAATACCACTGCATCGTTGTGACCTCCTTGAGCGGCACAGTGCAGAGGCGTCCAACCATTTTCATCATGTGCatcaatttttgcctttttatcaATCAAAGTGCTCAAAACATCCACTCTTCCATTGAAGGCAGCGGAATGCATTGCCGTTCTGCCATCTTTCCTCGATAGCTCGATGTTAGCACCTTTGCGGATCAACAATACCACTGCATCGTTGTGACCTTCTTGAGCGGCACAGTGCAGAGGCGTCACACCATTTTCATCATGTGCATCAATTTTGGCCTTTTTATCAATCAAAGTGCTCAAAACATCCACTCTTCCATTGAAGGCAGCGGAATGCATTGCCGTTCTGCCATCTTTCCTCGATAGCTCGATGTTAGCACCTTTGCGGATCAACAATACCACTGCATCGTTGTGACCTTCTTGAGCGGCACAGTGCAGAGGCGTCACACCATTTTCATCATGTGCatcaatttttgcctttttatcaATCAAAGTGCTCAAAACATCCACTCTTCCATTGAAGGCAGCGGAATGCATTGCCGTTCTGCCATCTTTCCTCGATAGCTCGATGTTAGCACCTTTGCGGATCAACAATACCACTGCATCGTTGTGACCTTCTTGAGCGGCACAGTGCAGAGGCGTCCAACCATTTTCAGCATGTGCatcaatttttgcctttttatcaATCAAAGTGCTCAAAACATCCACTCTTCTATTGAAGGCAGCGGAATGCATTGCCGTTCTGCCATCTTTCCTCGATAGCTCGATGTTAGCACTTTTGCGGATCAACAATACCACTGCATCGTTGTGACCTTCTTGAGCGGCACAGTGCAGAGGCGTCACACCATTTTCAGTTTGTGCATCAATTTTGGCTTTTTTATCAATCAGAGTTCTCAAAACATCCACTTTTCCACTTAGGGCAGCGACATGCATTGCCGTTCCGCCATCTTTCATCGATAGCTCGATGTTAGCACCTTCGCGGATCAACAATACCACTGCATCGTTGTGACCTCCTTGAGCGGCACAGTGCAGAGGCGTCCAACCATTTTCATCATGTGCatcaatttttgcctttttatcaATCAAAGTGCTCAAAACATCCACTCTTCCATTGAAGGCAGCGACATGCATTGCCGTTCTGCCATCTTTCAGCGATAGCTCGATGTTAGCACCTTCGCGGATCAACAATACCACTGCATCGTTGTGACCTTCTTGAGCGGCAAAGTGCAGAGGCGTCACACCATTTTCAGTTTGTGCATCAATTTTGGCCTTTTTATCAATCAAAGTGCTCAAAACATCCACTCTTCCATCGGAGGCAGCGACATGCATTACCGTTCTGCCGTCTTTCATCGATAGCTCGATGTTAGCACCTTTGCGGATCAACAATACCACTGCATCGTTGTGACCTTCTTGAGCGGCACAGTGCAGAGGCGTCCAACCATTTTCAGCATGTGCATCAATTTTTGCCTTTTATCAATCAAAGTGCTCAAAACATCCACTCTTCTATTGAAGGCAGCGGAATGCATTGCCGTTCTGCCATCTTTCCTCGATAGCTCGATGTTAGCACCTTTGCGGATCAACAATACCACTGCATCGTTGTTTCCTTGTTGAGCGGCAAAGTGCAGAGGCGTCCAACCATCTTCATCATGTGCATCAATTTTGGCTTTTTCATCAATCAAAGTGCACAAAACATCCACTCTTCCATTGAAGGCAGCGACATGCATTGCCGTTCTGCCATATTTCGTCGATAGCTCGATGTTAGCACCTTTGCGGATCAACAATACCACTGCATCGTTGTGACCTTCTTGAGCGGCACAGTGCAGAGGCGTCCAACCATTTTCATCATGTGCATCAATTTTGGCCTTTTTATCAATCAAAGTGCTCAAAACATCCACTCTTCTATTGAAGGCAGCGGAATGCATTGCCGTTCTGCCAGCTTTCCTCGATAGCTCGATGTTAGCACCTTTGCGGATCAACAATACCACTGCATCGTTGTGACCTTCTTGAGCGGCACAGTGCAGAGGCGTCCAACCATTTTCATTTTGTGCATCAATTTTGGCCTTTTTATCAATCAAAGTGCTCAAAACATCCACTCTTCCATCGGAGGCAGCGACATGCATTGCCGTTCCGCCATCTTTCGCCGATAGCTCGATGTTAGCACCTTTGCGGATCAACAATACCACTGCATCGTTGTGACCTTCTTGAGCGGCATGGTGCAGAGGCGTCCAACCATTTTCATCATGTGCATCAATTTTGGCCTTTTTATCAATCAAAGTGCTCAAAACATCCACTCTTCCATTGAAGGCAGCGGAATGCATTGCCGTTCTGCCATCTTTCCTCGATAGCTCGATGTTAGCACCTTTGCGGATCAACAATACCACTGCATCGTTGTGACCTTCTTGAGCGGCAAAGTGCAGAGGCGTCACACCATTTTCATCATGTGCATCAATTTTGGCTTTTTTATCAATCAGAGTTCTCAAAACATCCACTTTTCCACTTAGGGCAGCGACATGCATTGCCGTTCCGCCATCTTTCGTCGATAGCTCGATGTTAGCACCTTCGCGGATCAACAATACCACTGCATCGTTGTGACCTTCTTGAGCGGCACAGTGCAGAGGCGTCCAACCATTTTCATCATGTGCatcaatttttgcctttttatcaATCAAAGTGCTCAAAACATCCACTCTTCTTTTGAAGGCAGCGGAATGCATTGCCGTTCTGCCATCTTTCCTCGATAGCTCGATGTTGGCACCTTTGCGGATCAACAATACCACTGCATCGTTGTGACCTTCTTGAGCGGCACAGTGCAGAGGCGTCCAACCATTTTCATTTTGTGCATCAATTTTGGCCTTTTTATCAATCAAAGTGCTCAAAACATCCACTCTTCCATCGGAGGCAGCGACATGCATTGCCGTTCCGCCATCTTTCGCCGATAGCTCGATGTTAGCACCTTTGCGGATCAACAATACCACTGCATCGTTGTGACCTTCTTGAGCGGCACAATGCAGAGGCGTCACACCATTTTCATCATGTGCATCAATTTTGGCTTTTTTAACAATCAAAGTGCTCAAAACATCCACTCTTCCATTGAAGGCAGCGACATGCATTGCAGTTCTACCATCTTTCCTCGATAGCTCGATGTTAGCACCTTTGCGGATCAACAATACCACTGCATCGTTGTGACCTTCTTGAGCGGCAAAGTGCAGAGGCGTCACACCATTTTCAGTTTGTGCATCGATTTTGGCCTTTTTATCAATCAAAGTGCTCAAAACATCCACTCTTCCACCGGAGGCAGCGACATGCATTGCCGTTCCGCCATCTTTCGCCGATAGCTCGATGTTAGCACCTTTGCGGATCAACAATACCACTGCATCGTTGTGACCTTCTTGAGCGGCACAGTGCAGAGGCGTCACACCATTTTCATTTTGTGCATCAATTTTGGCCTTTTTATCAATCAAAGTGCTCAAAAGATCCACTTTTCCATTGAAGGCAGCGACATGCATTGCCGTTCCGCCATTTTTCGCCGATAGCTCGATGTTAGCACCTTCGCGGTTCAACAATACCACTGCATCGTTGTGACATCCTTGAGCGGCACAGTGCAGAGGCGTCCAACCATTTTCATCATGTGCATCAAATTTTCTCATTTTATCAATACAAGTGCGCAAAACATCCATTCTTCTATTGTAGGCAGCGGAAAGCATTGCCGTTCTGTCATCTTTCCTCGCACCTTTGCGGATCAACAATACCACTGCATCGTTGTGACCTTGTTCAGCGGCATAGTGCAGAGGCGTCCAACCATCTTTATCATGTGCATCAATTTTGGCTTTTTCATCAATCAAAGTGCACAAAACATCCACACTTCCATAGAAGGCAGCGATATGCATTGCCGTTATGCCATTTCTCGCCGATCGCTCGATGTTAGCACCTTCGCGGTTCAACAATACCACTGCATCGTTGTGACCTTCTTGAGCGGCACAGTGCAGAGGCGTCACACCATTTTCATCATGTGCatcaatttttgcctttttatcaATAAAAGTGCGCAAAAAATCCAATCTTCTATTGAAGACAGCGGAAAACATTGCCGTTCTGTCATCTTTCCTCGCACCTTTGCGGATCAACAATACCACTACATCGTTGTGACCTTGTTGAGCGGCATAGTGCAGAGGCGTCCAACCATCTTTATCATGTGCATCAATTTTGGCTTTTTCATCAATCAAAGTGCACAAAACATCCACTCTTCCATTGAAGGCAGCGATATGCATTGCCGTTCTGCCATATTTCGTCGATAGCTCGATGTTAGCACCTTTGCGGATCAACAATACCACTGCATCGTTGTAACCTTCTTGAGCGGCATTGTGCAGAGGCGTCCAACCATTTTCATCATGTGCatcaatttttgcctttttatcaATCAAAGTGCTCAAAACATCCACTCTTCTATAGAAGGCAGCGGAATGCATTGCCGTTCTGCCAGCTTCCTTCGATAGCTCGATGTTAGCACCTTTGCGGATCAACAATACCACTGCATCGTTGTGACCTTCTTGAGCGGCACAGTGCAGAGGCGTCACACCATTTTCAGTTTGTGCATCAATTTTGGCTTTTTTATCAATCAAAGTGCTCAAAACATCCACTCTTCCTTTGAAAGCAGCGACATGCATTGCCGTTCTGCCATCTTCCGTCGATAGCTCGATGTTAGCACCTTTGCGGATCAACAATACCACTGCATCGTTGTGACCTTCTTGAGCGGCACAGTGCAGAGGCGTCACACCATTTGCAGTTTGTGCATGAATTTTGGCTTTTTTATCAATCAAAGTGCACAAAACATCCACTCTTCCATTGAAGGCAGCGATATGCATTGCCGTTCTGCCATATTTCGTCGATAGCTCGATGTTAGCACCTTTGCGGATCAACAATACCACTGCATCGTTGTGACCTTCTTGAGCGGCACAGTGCAGAGGCGTCCAACCATTTTTATCATGTACATCAATTTTGGCTTTTTTATCA
The nucleotide sequence above comes from Armigeres subalbatus isolate Guangzhou_Male chromosome 3, GZ_Asu_2, whole genome shotgun sequence. Encoded proteins:
- the LOC134221572 gene encoding uncharacterized protein LOC134221572, producing MEIFQVGPLHHRRCTGSISKYIMAMESTKVGTYESKDDTGEHGFHYQRGLAYGSLLKLIRKKYSFDFYYERQDADKFDDLTVTVKQSETVQGYFVQVKHASKEGSTIEYSQLFPDHNDKSTNSDFSMFKYFKSYLILQKMDPREKQLIIFTNNTLRETDELKKLVSFSVGNTDKIMNEVLQIVPAGRQATFKPTAEACKLLKDYINKEFLAIKKFIVDLFGNATDLVVLDNHKHLLHRILSQTLNSVAFIDGFDEHNANEDVLKIFNAIKLDLDVSSVKISPKKEIFKKWPDVDKDFLPLKESITDLCLKGNVSKLLVNYKAALMNIIEKSRQTLCFAKSFIDHSNICKTLEGKLKSLEGVEVKPNEMFLNEKKVNHKNLPKEEKEFTNLVDALVELFEKGTVKDILKQYRIPLCQVLEISGKDKYKFKKSFIMSSILCQQLEKKFVNLNEKEITLEEAFFDNRKTKIRIIPENKDEIEHLATAIEEVFETGTINETLNKYKTFLKSVLAEKEGNESFRFSKSFYEHYELYKISEYLTRVEVIPEEMFLDKNFPDKGNEFDSLTNAITRFFNDKTVDYVLKKYKSEMTLIIEKSGNNFKFTSSFIAGSKLCRVLESEMGELDGEEAKNSTKILLDGKESKFKSIPTDEAEFNTFKDALKKMFETGAVAEILEKYKSALYQVLEKTDNKHGLKFRKTFIASNRLCKALEKQLRSLEKISVTTDTDLFDENSLPSESRQFEDLKNAIEDLFKTGKVADILKEYKVALNNVLEKTEDGKKLRFKTNTNIVLCKLLEIDLKSLSKVRITVPSTLLDAKNSKLKIFPTVDSNIISLRNAVQSLWKNGSVGKVLLKYQTPLQEILVKNYDGSIKLASSFKNRNDNQSIRLLFELLKADSIDMNLEVKPQRLLFKTLPSSLDHVNRLKNSLVEFFKTGAVDDVLIDYQVGLKDILKPCYEIKFSKSFSEPSEEFELLHKQLQNDNIDYLDRSLSVFVKNRILDEKTSGLRKMPFFAEKSDIESFFKQFVLLHSQPHDLNPFVVDELFLCMKPWMRTDVFGNLRKEDGERAFKTFEESFKEALKNGTEKNENNVLSERSLDVFQKQLQDDFEKVYPELKAHKQLRTDAETEIVSDQSLKTYKIKFNNILDTFLKSNMKYIEIADKQLVIDLNDKLKEYQCFILTAEPGMGKTMFLHYVALEMQKENNMGTVLLVDLNKIQNLSEKAKDNVLNILEPILSPTNFKRIRNVMNESTKNEPITIFFDAFDEIHEVNRDIVIDLFKALFQSKSLRLIICGRKHIEQILTEGFNTFEWKPVMLSIRPMGDETRKLMMKKIWNVSDDNLFNEYSERLLGKTKVLIPLLDKILAELFRERFKKFCGKAKKEQEKELNELERNRFDQVTIYEMFFNTIFRTNAPVAIYDEISSLYDSCVHGSFDEHLLLAIKTLDVTELDKKFKNVGNRRKYDNFRQKCFKASEKSILIEIVNKEIKFTHQSFGEFLIAKYLFDNLHDHKTFLSDIFRRNENIKTYTMMMIENHTVRSIDKNDEEKQIWFQDLGELFEECNQIALFACESSCFELVKFFLGKYKTQSENFVGYDKMLHVAIGNGSLGICSLLINDYKFDVDKPLNGNPPICVCNVLERIINLNLGKEVKPLYPLFLAAVKGQNEIVELLIEKGTNIELSTNEGHTAMHVAALSGKVDVLRTLIDKKAKIDVHDKNGWTPLHCAAQEGHNDAVVLLIRKGANIELSTKYDGVTPLHCAAQEGHNDAVVLLIRKGANIELSTEDGRTAMHVAAFKGRVDVLSTLIDKKAKIDAQTENGVTPLHCAAQEGHNDAVVLLIRKGANIELSKEAGRTAMHSAAFYRRVDVLSTLIDKKAKIDAHDENGWTPLHNAAQEGYNDAVVLLIRKGANIELSTKYGRTAMHIAAFNGRVDVLCTLIDEKAKIDAHDKDGWTPLHYAAQQGHNDVVVLLIRKGARKDDRTAMFSAVFNRRLDFLRTFIDKKAKIDAHDENGVTPLHCAAQEGHNDAVVLLNREGANIERSARNGITAMHIAAFYGSVDVLCTLIDEKAKIDAHDKDGWTPLHYAAEQGHNDAVVLLIRKGARKDDRTAMLSAAYNRRMDVLRTCIDKMRKFDAHDENGWTPLHCAAQGCHNDAVVLLNREGANIELSAKNGGTAMHVAAFNGKVDLLSTLIDKKAKIDAQNENGVTPLHCAAQEGHNDAVVLLIRKGANIELSAKDGGTAMHVAASGGRVDVLSTLIDKKAKIDAQTENGVTPLHFAAQEGHNDAVVLLIRKGANIELSRKDGRTAMHVAAFNGRVDVLSTLIVKKAKIDAHDENGVTPLHCAAQEGHNDAVVLLIRKGANIELSAKDGGTAMHVAASDGRVDVLSTLIDKKAKIDAQNENGWTPLHCAAQEGHNDAVVLLIRKGANIELSRKDGRTAMHSAAFKRRVDVLSTLIDKKAKIDAHDENGWTPLHCAAQEGHNDAVVLLIREGANIELSTKDGGTAMHVAALSGKVDVLRTLIDKKAKIDAHDENGVTPLHFAAQEGHNDAVVLLIRKGANIELSRKDGRTAMHSAAFNGRVDVLSTLIDKKAKIDAHDENGWTPLHHAAQEGHNDAVVLLIRKGANIELSAKDGGTAMHVAASDGRVDVLSTLIDKKAKIDAQNENGWTPLHCAAQEGHNDAVVLLIRKGANIELSRKAGRTAMHSAAFNRRVDVLSTLIDKKAKIDAHDENGWTPLHCAAQEGHNDAVVLLIRKGANIELSTKYGRTAMHVAAFNGRVDVLCTLIDEKAKIDAHDEDGWTPLHFAAQQGNNDAVVLLIRKGANIELSRKDGRTAMHSAAFNRRAKIDAHAENGWTPLHCAAQEGHNDAVVLLIRKGANIELSMKDGRTVMHVAASDGRVDVLSTLIDKKAKIDAQTENGVTPLHFAAQEGHNDAVVLLIREGANIELSLKDGRTAMHVAAFNGRVDVLSTLIDKKAKIDAHDENGWTPLHCAAQGGHNDAVVLLIREGANIELSMKDGGTAMHVAALSGKVDVLRTLIDKKAKIDAQTENGVTPLHCAAQEGHNDAVVLLIRKSANIELSRKDGRTAMHSAAFNRRVDVLSTLIDKKAKIDAHAENGWTPLHCAAQEGHNDAVVLLIRKGANIELSRKDGRTAMHSAAFNGRVDVLSTLIDKKAKIDAHDENGVTPLHCAAQEGHNDAVVLLIRKGANIELSRKDGRTAMHSAAFNGRVDVLSTLIDKKAKIDAHDENGVTPLHCAAQEGHNDAVVLLIRKGANIELSRKDGRTAMHSAAFNGRVDVLSTLIDKKAKIDAHDENGWTPLHCAAQGGHNDAVVLLIREGANIELSMKDGGTAMHVAALSGKVDVLRTLIDKKAKIDAQTENGVTPLHCAAQEGHNDAVVLLIRKGANIELSRKDGRTAMHSAAFNGRVDVLSTLIDKKAKIDAHAENGWTPLHCAAQEGHNDAVVLLIRKGANIELSRKDGRTAMHSAAFNGRVDVLSTLIDKKAKIDAHDENGVTPLHCAAQEGHNDAVVLLIRKGANIELSMKDGRTAMHVAASDGRVDVLSTLIDKKAKIDAQTENGVTPLHFAAQEGHNDAVVLLIRKGANN